The following are encoded together in the Bacteroidota bacterium genome:
- a CDS encoding gliding motility-associated C-terminal domain-containing protein codes for MRVKRILIFLFFAFGLTNAAFATHLVGGYAGYELLGRIGNTTDYRYRVYFTVYRDCKSTVEFDKDMVVCIYSGKGDRVSSVVIPNGRPTKVDPVGNTKCPENAQACIEVSVYEKIIVLPQSNFGYILKWERCCRNTQQNLPNGYIQGVYQPTQGQTYLCKIPPTSIPNNSAYFTGVPVPFICIDDTTQIRSYAVDPDGDSLVFTFARPWGGGGPDDAIPGCENFYLTPKSIVYNSGYDETRPFGSSGYSNINPSTGTMTVMARALGRYALAVDVDEYRNGILINTVRLDLQLLVIDCAANNKPYLDASSAIYTREVTAGEQLCFNITSKDFDNQNVKLTAYGEIFTGGGAWVGPTATFPSKTGFKTVTSTFCWQTSCEQGRAAPYTFVLESVDDGCPPKFINETYYIYVKPFKSKLLITGVNPVCPNAKGVKYQALNVVAGSTVQWELDNGNIVSGQGTKEIIVDWDFTKTSGIVKAKEISKSGCEDITKSYSVKYAPTPPAPEILTYRSLFPPVPADSVCVGDSIFFVHSATTSVNALDWTWLDSLNNEVASMGVLGMLANDVGRYTAGLYYKSQYSCPSDTTQKTVIAVKALTDSIFGPQTACPNNGNIQFYVKGAPGSTYQWIADGATIQRGQGTDTVTLAFGEPSTIILKAIETTSIGCVGDTLYHSINVTYDLIIEKPLGNYSVCEFSKREKYIPYPFVYNTIYYWDVTGGAIDEIDTNFFFLYVNWGAEGMGKIKYYQTAYDTLNSKQCVSNTVDIDIIINPVPKADKIEGVFEVCQYTSPLTFTLNGFPNSRYHWEVNGDTMLIGQGTKSIQYPTNIAGKYIIKVIETSEFHCEGAVIDSVFIIHPKPTTTPIVGEDVLCFPDFLNKKYTVTGFPSSTFHWTVNSGVQDSLLAPIVMVDWSGKQYNSISVYERSDFGCIGDTLSKNVFIDSIGVDIKVVTVSPPPAGDKQVFINWELVNAPRYDNTFRIYKRTVNPENAFQQIGEVQGNVFTFTEKKVNTKITPFDYVIKGTNLCGTEITSPIHRTILLKGDKPTEYSAELDFTDYLGWHQGVENYKINRKLLNKTPFEEYDWKTSTVRIQYDNGTDHYTQCYRIKANENEGRGEESWSNEVCFNYPPLMYIPNAFSPDGNGLNEGFGPSAAVVKTFKMTVFDRWGEKLFVTDDFKQTWDGNYMGVPCKQDVYVFFIEYTDYADRYYSTKGTFTLLR; via the coding sequence ATGAGGGTAAAGCGAATCCTTATTTTTCTATTTTTTGCATTTGGTCTAACCAACGCTGCATTTGCTACTCATCTTGTGGGTGGATATGCCGGCTATGAATTATTGGGGAGGATTGGAAATACTACAGATTACCGGTATAGGGTCTATTTTACAGTGTATAGGGATTGTAAAAGCACTGTTGAATTTGATAAAGACATGGTAGTCTGTATATATAGCGGGAAGGGAGATCGTGTATCATCAGTGGTTATTCCCAATGGTCGTCCTACTAAGGTTGATCCTGTGGGTAATACAAAGTGTCCGGAAAATGCACAGGCTTGTATTGAAGTGAGTGTTTATGAAAAGATAATCGTTTTGCCTCAAAGCAATTTTGGTTACATTCTAAAGTGGGAGCGTTGTTGCCGTAATACGCAACAAAATTTACCCAACGGATATATTCAAGGGGTTTATCAACCAACACAAGGACAAACCTATCTCTGTAAAATTCCACCAACCTCTATACCCAACAACTCTGCATATTTCACAGGAGTCCCTGTGCCTTTTATCTGTATTGATGATACTACTCAAATCAGAAGTTATGCTGTTGACCCGGACGGAGACTCACTTGTATTTACATTTGCCAGACCATGGGGTGGTGGAGGACCGGATGATGCAATTCCCGGATGTGAAAATTTCTATTTAACCCCAAAGAGTATTGTTTATAACAGCGGATATGACGAGACGAGACCTTTTGGCTCCAGTGGTTACTCCAATATCAATCCATCAACCGGAACTATGACTGTGATGGCGCGTGCCTTAGGTAGATATGCGCTTGCGGTTGATGTGGATGAATATAGAAATGGAATTTTGATTAATACTGTTCGACTGGATTTACAATTGTTGGTAATTGATTGTGCTGCCAATAATAAACCCTATTTGGATGCTTCTTCGGCAATTTATACCCGAGAGGTTACAGCCGGAGAACAACTTTGTTTTAATATTACCTCAAAGGATTTTGACAACCAAAATGTTAAGCTTACAGCCTACGGAGAAATTTTCACAGGTGGCGGTGCATGGGTTGGTCCTACTGCAACATTTCCATCCAAAACAGGATTCAAAACCGTAACTTCTACTTTTTGTTGGCAAACTTCGTGTGAGCAAGGACGCGCTGCGCCCTACACTTTTGTATTAGAATCGGTGGATGATGGTTGTCCCCCAAAATTTATTAATGAAACATATTATATTTATGTAAAACCTTTTAAGAGCAAATTGCTCATTACAGGAGTCAATCCCGTGTGTCCTAATGCGAAAGGAGTTAAATACCAAGCTCTTAATGTTGTAGCCGGAAGTACCGTTCAATGGGAGCTTGATAATGGAAATATTGTTTCCGGACAAGGAACTAAAGAAATAATAGTGGATTGGGATTTTACTAAAACTTCGGGAATTGTAAAAGCCAAAGAGATTTCTAAATCCGGATGTGAGGATATTACAAAATCATATAGTGTAAAATATGCACCCACACCTCCCGCTCCTGAAATTCTTACTTATCGTTCTTTATTTCCGCCAGTGCCAGCGGATAGTGTTTGCGTAGGGGATAGTATATTTTTTGTTCATTCTGCAACTACTTCTGTAAATGCATTGGATTGGACTTGGCTTGATTCACTCAACAATGAAGTTGCATCAATGGGTGTTTTGGGGATGCTTGCAAATGATGTCGGCAGATATACTGCCGGATTGTATTATAAATCTCAGTATAGTTGTCCCAGTGATACAACCCAAAAAACTGTCATAGCCGTTAAAGCACTTACGGACAGTATCTTTGGACCTCAAACAGCGTGTCCTAATAATGGCAATATTCAATTCTATGTAAAAGGAGCACCGGGATCTACTTATCAATGGATTGCTGATGGAGCGACCATTCAGAGAGGGCAGGGCACGGACACTGTTACGCTTGCATTTGGAGAACCATCCACCATCATACTGAAAGCAATTGAAACCACAAGTATTGGATGTGTGGGCGATACTTTGTATCACTCTATCAATGTTACATACGATTTGATAATCGAAAAACCTCTGGGTAATTATTCCGTTTGTGAGTTTAGTAAGAGAGAAAAATATATTCCTTATCCCTTTGTTTACAACACCATATACTATTGGGATGTAACCGGTGGAGCCATAGATGAAATTGATACTAATTTCTTTTTCTTATACGTAAATTGGGGAGCAGAAGGCATGGGCAAAATCAAATACTACCAGACCGCCTATGATACGTTGAACAGTAAGCAATGTGTGAGTAATACTGTTGACATTGATATAATTATCAATCCTGTACCTAAAGCAGATAAGATAGAAGGTGTTTTTGAAGTTTGTCAATATACGAGCCCACTCACATTTACGCTGAATGGGTTTCCGAATTCAAGATATCATTGGGAGGTGAACGGTGATACAATGTTGATAGGTCAAGGTACAAAATCAATTCAATATCCAACCAATATTGCCGGAAAGTATATAATCAAAGTCATCGAAACCAGTGAATTTCATTGTGAAGGTGCAGTCATAGACAGTGTGTTTATTATTCATCCAAAACCCACAACTACTCCTATTGTAGGAGAAGATGTACTCTGCTTCCCTGATTTTTTAAACAAGAAGTATACGGTTACGGGATTTCCAAGCTCTACATTCCATTGGACAGTTAATAGTGGTGTTCAGGATAGTCTTTTGGCTCCTATTGTGATGGTTGACTGGAGTGGAAAACAATACAATTCAATTTCTGTGTATGAACGTTCTGATTTTGGATGCATAGGAGATACTTTATCCAAAAATGTATTTATTGATAGTATAGGTGTTGATATTAAAGTTGTAACCGTTAGTCCTCCTCCGGCAGGTGACAAGCAGGTTTTTATAAATTGGGAACTTGTGAATGCTCCCAGATATGACAATACTTTTAGGATATATAAACGCACGGTAAATCCTGAAAATGCTTTTCAGCAAATTGGTGAAGTGCAGGGCAATGTGTTTACATTTACAGAGAAAAAAGTCAACACTAAAATTACGCCTTTTGATTATGTGATTAAAGGCACTAACCTGTGTGGAACTGAAATAACTTCTCCCATTCACCGAACTATTTTATTAAAAGGCGATAAGCCTACTGAATATAGTGCGGAACTTGACTTTACTGATTATCTCGGCTGGCATCAAGGTGTTGAAAATTATAAAATTAACAGAAAACTCTTAAACAAAACTCCTTTTGAAGAATATGATTGGAAAACATCCACTGTAAGGATACAATATGATAATGGAACAGACCATTATACCCAATGTTATAGAATCAAAGCTAATGAAAACGAGGGTAGAGGCGAGGAGTCATGGTCAAACGAAGTTTGCTTTAATTATCCGCCCTTGATGTATATTCCAAATGCATTTTCTCCCGATGGCAATGGGTTGAATGAAGGCTTTGGTCCTAGTGCAGCTGTTGTCAAGACCTTTAAAATGACTGTGTTTGACAGATGGGGCGAAAAACTCTTTGTTACGGATGATTTTAAACAAACTTGGGATGGTAACTACATGGGTGTACCCTGCAAGCAGGATGTTTATGTGTTCTTTATTGAATACACAGATTATGCTGATAGATATTACAGCACAAAGGGAACATTTACATTGCTAAGATAG
- a CDS encoding glycosyltransferase family 9 protein has translation MLVIHSNCLYFKGDIPCKPHKEHGVHCEDCSFYRPIDKRILIIKLGAIGDVIRTTPLVRRYKTLYPNCKITWLTLSPDILPKSEIHEILSLTPEAILYLQNASFDIAINLDKEKEACSLLKQVDAKEKYGYTLIDNVPAPINEMARRKFETGVFDDVSQQNRLSYCQEIFNICGLEYQREEYLLDNHSDKGFRWDNIDKNKKIIGLNTGCGGRWTTRLWSIDNFSLLASALLKQGFEVILLGGKQEHERNLEISLKSGAKYLGHFPLEQFINLIDQCDLVVTQVTMGMHLTLGLRKKIVLMNNIFNPHEFDLFDRGILVEPDKECVCYYLGTCKLGQSCMHDLPPEKILQAVNKLLPFEK, from the coding sequence TTGCTTGTTATACATTCAAACTGCCTTTATTTCAAAGGTGATATTCCTTGCAAACCTCATAAAGAGCACGGTGTTCACTGTGAAGATTGCAGTTTTTATCGTCCAATTGACAAACGTATCTTAATTATCAAATTAGGTGCCATAGGTGATGTGATTCGGACAACCCCTCTGGTAAGAAGATATAAAACTCTCTACCCAAATTGCAAAATCACATGGCTGACTCTTTCACCGGATATATTGCCAAAGAGCGAAATACATGAAATACTGTCATTGACACCGGAAGCCATTCTCTATCTCCAAAATGCAAGTTTTGACATTGCCATTAATTTAGACAAAGAGAAAGAGGCGTGTTCCTTGCTCAAACAAGTGGATGCAAAAGAAAAATACGGCTATACTCTGATTGACAACGTCCCCGCCCCTATAAACGAAATGGCAAGGCGCAAATTCGAAACAGGTGTTTTTGACGATGTTAGCCAACAGAATAGACTTTCTTATTGTCAAGAGATTTTTAACATCTGCGGTTTGGAGTATCAACGTGAAGAATATCTGCTTGATAATCACTCAGACAAAGGATTTCGCTGGGATAATATTGATAAAAATAAAAAAATCATTGGATTAAATACAGGCTGTGGTGGCAGGTGGACAACCAGATTATGGTCTATTGATAATTTTTCGCTACTTGCTTCTGCCCTACTCAAGCAAGGTTTTGAAGTAATACTGTTAGGAGGTAAACAAGAACATGAACGCAATCTTGAAATCAGCTTAAAATCCGGTGCTAAATATTTGGGACATTTTCCTCTTGAACAATTTATTAACCTGATTGACCAATGTGATTTGGTTGTTACTCAAGTTACAATGGGAATGCATCTTACACTCGGACTACGCAAGAAGATTGTTTTAATGAATAACATTTTCAATCCTCACGAATTTGACCTGTTCGACAGAGGCATTTTAGTTGAACCTGATAAAGAATGTGTTTGCTACTATTTGGGTACATGTAAGTTGGGACAAAGTTGCATGCACGATCTTCCACCTGAAAAAATCTTGCAAGCAGTAAATAAATTATTGCCATTTGAAAAATAG
- a CDS encoding PKD domain-containing protein, whose protein sequence is MNKKNTAFSFVILILTLFTCPHIVHAAEIRGAEIQWEHLSAQKYEISLNYYRDCRGSAAEQTKTLKIFCGRGIVTDTFYLDVEYIVFKDITPACLTNTNPCGAIGNTDSAGNGLEKHVYQATIDFGSGLLDTMQNKGCCVFRFYFEECCRSASLTTIGANTFFAIDAEIELCNLRNSYYPDGDNSPEFRNDPVVNLCCNQAVALSNGVIDIDGDSLAFSLVPARKSDNSDVTYSTLFNSGSWPMTGYCRKTAPCNCRPGDRSRPTEGFCFEPELEMYKFHPTACDESGLLVIRVEQYRLDTLANKWLYVGYTKRELNLQISATNCADNNPPFIKDAINPSICEGENVCMTIKVEDDEYIGGWGAQSWKDTIELSWNNGLPNATFAVGDPYFVFQNGVTTSVREAQVCWQTKLGDGREAPYFFSITARDKACPNNGVSSRTFAVQVKRSAKIGKTVAIKNCDNYAIDINHANIFTNRVNTQYDWYITDTSGKTILNSNKQIDHINLPLGTYYLNYYINNPPLNCPSTGVDTINITSAPYNVSALHPNMTVLSDTGQCLQGNLFKFIDDSKIDLGSITEYFWDFGDGDTAYGKTVNKRYDSAGTYTVRLQITSNFGCVSHIEKKVIVFAKPTSFFTCSDTVACSKNPVFEFYDKSTTANGIIISSFWDFGDGSNANMKNPKKSFSNVGEYEITQVVTDNKQCKDTSIMWVRVAPSPNAKPIVGNALASNSRSLFKYSTPLQFNHTFFWIVPNGKIIFGQNTRMIDVLWQQFGWTHVSYVITNADGCKDTANLAVYVTDTSKLGVQNIGGVEVKLYPNPVKDLLYLKTDKPIQTVKVFDSKGSLLVEERENTEFVDFSRLPIGVYMVYIQDVDGYFVVGKVFKE, encoded by the coding sequence ATGAATAAAAAAAATACCGCTTTTTCATTTGTCATTCTTATTTTGACATTGTTTACTTGTCCGCACATTGTACATGCTGCCGAAATCAGAGGAGCTGAGATTCAATGGGAACATTTGTCAGCACAGAAATATGAAATTTCGCTCAATTACTATCGTGATTGCAGGGGGAGTGCGGCAGAGCAAACCAAGACATTAAAAATATTTTGTGGTCGAGGTATAGTAACCGACACATTTTATTTGGATGTGGAATACATAGTTTTTAAAGATATAACCCCGGCTTGTTTGACCAATACCAACCCTTGTGGAGCGATAGGGAATACCGATTCGGCAGGCAATGGGCTTGAAAAACATGTTTATCAAGCCACAATAGATTTTGGTTCAGGGTTATTAGACACCATGCAAAATAAAGGTTGTTGTGTGTTTCGATTCTACTTTGAAGAATGTTGTCGCAGTGCAAGTCTGACAACGATAGGTGCCAATACCTTTTTTGCTATAGATGCAGAGATAGAATTATGCAACCTAAGGAATTCATATTACCCGGATGGAGACAACAGCCCTGAGTTCAGGAACGACCCCGTGGTGAATTTGTGTTGTAATCAAGCAGTAGCTTTAAGTAATGGAGTGATTGATATAGACGGTGATTCACTTGCATTTTCTTTGGTGCCTGCCCGCAAAAGTGATAATTCGGATGTAACCTATTCTACGCTATTCAACTCCGGCTCATGGCCCATGACAGGTTATTGTAGAAAAACCGCGCCTTGTAATTGTAGACCGGGAGACAGGAGCAGACCCACCGAAGGATTCTGTTTTGAACCCGAATTGGAAATGTATAAATTTCACCCTACTGCGTGTGACGAGTCAGGACTACTTGTAATACGAGTGGAGCAGTACCGACTTGATACACTTGCAAATAAATGGTTATATGTGGGCTATACAAAAAGAGAACTCAATCTGCAAATATCTGCTACTAATTGTGCTGACAACAATCCTCCGTTCATCAAAGATGCCATTAATCCGAGCATTTGTGAGGGCGAAAATGTTTGTATGACAATCAAGGTAGAAGATGATGAGTATATTGGAGGATGGGGGGCACAATCATGGAAAGATACAATAGAACTTTCATGGAACAACGGTCTCCCTAATGCAACGTTTGCTGTGGGCGATCCTTACTTCGTGTTTCAAAATGGGGTTACTACATCTGTACGTGAAGCGCAGGTGTGTTGGCAGACAAAATTAGGGGACGGCAGAGAAGCTCCGTACTTTTTTTCAATTACGGCAAGAGATAAGGCTTGTCCCAACAATGGAGTTTCATCAAGAACATTTGCAGTTCAAGTGAAACGAAGTGCTAAGATAGGAAAGACTGTTGCCATAAAAAATTGCGACAACTACGCAATTGATATAAATCATGCTAATATCTTTACCAATAGAGTAAATACACAATACGACTGGTATATTACAGATACTTCCGGTAAAACCATACTCAATTCTAATAAACAAATTGACCACATTAATTTGCCATTAGGTACCTATTATTTGAATTATTATATCAATAATCCACCTTTGAACTGCCCGTCAACCGGTGTAGATACTATTAATATTACATCTGCTCCATATAATGTAAGTGCATTGCATCCTAATATGACCGTGCTGAGTGACACGGGTCAATGTTTGCAAGGAAACTTATTTAAATTCATAGATGACTCAAAAATTGACTTAGGGTCTATAACCGAATACTTTTGGGATTTCGGAGATGGTGATACTGCTTATGGCAAAACAGTCAACAAACGTTATGATAGCGCTGGTACTTACACCGTAAGATTGCAAATAACTTCAAACTTTGGTTGTGTCAGCCATATTGAGAAGAAAGTCATAGTGTTTGCAAAACCGACAAGTTTTTTCACATGTTCTGATACTGTCGCTTGTTCTAAGAACCCCGTCTTTGAATTCTATGATAAATCAACTACAGCAAATGGTATCATTATTAGCAGTTTCTGGGATTTTGGCGATGGTTCAAACGCAAATATGAAAAACCCTAAGAAGTCTTTCTCGAACGTAGGAGAATATGAAATCACACAGGTAGTAACAGATAACAAACAATGTAAAGATACATCTATAATGTGGGTTAGGGTAGCTCCCTCTCCGAATGCAAAGCCTATAGTGGGAAATGCGTTGGCAAGCAATAGTCGTTCACTTTTTAAATATAGTACACCATTACAATTTAATCATACTTTCTTTTGGATAGTACCCAATGGAAAAATTATATTTGGACAAAATACAAGAATGATTGATGTCCTTTGGCAACAGTTCGGGTGGACACATGTTAGCTATGTTATTACAAATGCTGATGGTTGCAAAGACACTGCAAATTTGGCGGTTTATGTTACAGACACAAGTAAACTGGGAGTTCAGAATATTGGAGGTGTTGAGGTTAAACTCTACCCTAATCCTGTAAAAGATTTACTCTATTTGAAAACGGATAAACCCATCCAAACGGTAAAAGTGTTTGACAGTAAAGGTAGTTTGCTTGTGGAAGAGAGGGAGAATACTGAATTTGTTGATTTTAGCAGATTGCCCATTGGTGTTTATATGGTTTATATCCAAGATGTGGACGGATACTTTGTGGTCGGAAAGGTGTTTAAGGAGTAA
- the hppD gene encoding 4-hydroxyphenylpyruvate dioxygenase, with product MIANPLHTQGATEPDFLPINGTDYVEFYVGNAKQAAHYYKTAFGFQELAYAGPETGVRDRVSYVIKQDKIRFVLTSPLHPDSPIAEHIKQHGDGVKVLALWVDDARKAWEETTKRGGKSCMEPTVIKDSHGEVVRSGIHTYGETLHIFVERKNYTGPFMPGYEKWESEYHPSGTGLLYVDHCVGNVGWNQMNKWVAFYETVMGFKNILSFDDKDISTEYSALMSKVMSNGNGYVKFPINEPAEGKKKSQVEEYLDFYHGEGVQHVALATHDIVKTVSDLRSRGVEFLTIPDSYYVDLLDRVGKIDEDLAPLKKLGILVDKDDEGYLLQIFTKPVQDRPTLFYEIIQRKGAKSFGKGNFKALFVSLEKEQERRGNL from the coding sequence ATGATAGCAAATCCTCTACATACACAAGGTGCAACAGAACCTGATTTTCTTCCGATAAACGGAACAGACTACGTTGAATTTTACGTTGGCAATGCAAAACAAGCTGCTCATTATTATAAAACCGCCTTTGGTTTTCAAGAACTTGCTTATGCCGGACCGGAAACCGGAGTAAGAGACCGTGTCAGCTATGTCATCAAACAAGACAAAATACGTTTTGTGCTTACCAGTCCACTACACCCGGATTCTCCCATAGCAGAACACATCAAACAACACGGAGACGGAGTAAAAGTATTGGCATTGTGGGTTGATGATGCACGCAAGGCATGGGAAGAAACTACCAAACGTGGCGGAAAATCATGCATGGAGCCCACTGTTATCAAAGATTCTCATGGCGAAGTAGTTCGCTCAGGCATTCACACTTATGGCGAAACTTTGCACATATTTGTTGAAAGAAAAAATTACACAGGACCATTCATGCCGGGTTATGAAAAGTGGGAAAGCGAATACCACCCTTCCGGTACAGGGCTTTTGTATGTTGACCATTGCGTAGGAAATGTAGGTTGGAATCAAATGAATAAGTGGGTGGCTTTTTATGAAACCGTAATGGGATTCAAAAACATCCTTTCCTTTGACGACAAAGATATTTCAACTGAATATTCTGCTTTGATGAGCAAAGTGATGAGCAATGGAAACGGTTATGTAAAATTCCCCATCAACGAACCGGCAGAAGGCAAGAAAAAGTCTCAGGTTGAGGAATATCTTGATTTTTATCACGGAGAAGGCGTTCAACACGTTGCTCTTGCTACACATGACATTGTCAAAACTGTGTCAGACCTCAGAAGCAGAGGCGTTGAGTTTTTGACCATTCCCGATTCTTACTATGTTGATTTGCTTGATAGAGTAGGCAAAATAGATGAAGACCTTGCACCTTTGAAAAAACTCGGAATACTTGTTGACAAAGACGATGAAGGGTATTTGCTTCAAATATTTACCAAACCCGTACAAGACAGACCTACTTTATTTTATGAAATTATTCAGCGAAAAGGTGCAAAATCATTTGGTAAAGGGAACTTCAAAGCTTTGTTTGTTTCTTTAGAAAAAGAACAAGAAAGAAGAGGAAACCTTTAA
- the surE gene encoding 5'/3'-nucleotidase SurE gives MTKPLILVSNDDGITAPGLKVLVEIAKKIGRVVVVAPDGPQSGMGHAITVNQPLRVEKMDIFEGAESYQTTGTPVDCVKLAIEKLMIAKPDLLLSGINHGNNSSINVIYSGTMSAAVEGAINGIQSIGFSLTDYSYHANFEPAKHYIEKIILSLLANPLPPNSLLNVNIPTTENIKGIKVCRQANAKWEESFEERVDPYGRKYYWMIGNFVSIDSGEDTDVFALSQDYISIVPTQYDLTDYKSISIVNNWRLNEK, from the coding sequence ATGACAAAGCCCCTGATATTAGTGAGCAATGATGACGGGATAACCGCACCCGGACTTAAGGTTTTAGTAGAAATAGCAAAAAAAATTGGTCGTGTTGTAGTAGTCGCTCCCGATGGACCTCAAAGCGGTATGGGGCACGCCATAACCGTTAATCAACCTTTGCGTGTAGAAAAGATGGATATTTTTGAAGGAGCCGAATCCTATCAAACTACAGGAACTCCGGTAGATTGCGTTAAACTTGCTATTGAAAAACTGATGATTGCGAAACCTGACCTGCTTCTTTCAGGTATCAACCATGGGAATAACTCTTCCATCAATGTCATTTATTCAGGCACGATGAGCGCAGCCGTAGAGGGCGCTATCAATGGTATTCAGTCTATTGGATTTTCGCTAACCGATTACAGCTATCATGCTAATTTTGAACCTGCAAAACATTATATAGAAAAAATTATACTTAGTCTTTTGGCAAACCCACTCCCCCCTAATTCATTATTAAATGTGAACATCCCTACCACAGAAAATATCAAAGGAATAAAAGTTTGTCGTCAAGCTAATGCCAAATGGGAAGAAAGTTTTGAAGAGCGTGTTGACCCCTATGGACGAAAATATTATTGGATGATAGGCAATTTCGTAAGCATTGACAGTGGTGAAGACACGGATGTATTTGCCCTTTCGCAAGACTATATTTCGATTGTACCCACCCAATACGACCTGACCGATTATAAGAGTATTTCGATTGTTAACAACTGGAGGCTCAATGAAAAATAA
- the lpxB gene encoding lipid-A-disaccharide synthase, with protein sequence MKYYLVAGEPSGDMYGAEIMQVIKEQDSEAEFRIWGGDKMENAGGTQVSHIKERAFMGIWEVVKNLRKIKKNLNLFKNDILQHKPDALILIDYPGFNLRIAPIAKELGIPVHFYIAPKVWAWNSKRIKDIRAYVDYLYTILPFEPAFFSQHNVKSDYVGNPLMDLISEYKHSPEVLQNLRTGKPVIALLPGSRKMEIANILPIMATIPKHFPDYRFVMAGSDSFSQEELNTLSHQYNIEIFRGKTYEILSCSQAALVTSGTATLETGLWQVPQVVCYRFSKISYLIVKPLMKVKYVSLVNLILDSPLVTELIQDDLTEKNIIKELNAILNTDKRAKIMTGYAALKIKVGEPGASHRTAKLIVERTKNN encoded by the coding sequence ATGAAATACTATCTGGTTGCAGGCGAACCGAGCGGTGACATGTATGGTGCCGAAATCATGCAAGTAATTAAAGAACAAGATTCCGAAGCTGAATTCCGAATCTGGGGTGGCGACAAAATGGAAAATGCAGGTGGCACACAAGTCTCACATATCAAAGAACGTGCTTTCATGGGGATTTGGGAGGTGGTGAAAAATTTGCGAAAAATCAAAAAGAATCTCAACCTATTCAAAAACGACATTTTACAACACAAACCTGATGCACTCATATTGATTGATTACCCGGGATTTAATTTGCGAATTGCACCCATAGCCAAGGAATTGGGAATTCCCGTACATTTCTATATTGCACCCAAAGTTTGGGCATGGAATAGCAAACGAATCAAGGACATCAGGGCTTATGTGGATTATCTTTATACTATTTTACCTTTTGAGCCTGCTTTCTTCAGTCAACATAATGTCAAATCTGATTATGTAGGGAATCCTTTGATGGACTTAATTTCCGAATACAAACACAGTCCTGAAGTCTTGCAAAATTTGCGCACAGGCAAACCGGTCATAGCGTTGTTACCCGGCAGTCGCAAAATGGAGATTGCCAACATTCTTCCCATTATGGCAACTATTCCAAAGCATTTTCCTGACTATCGCTTTGTAATGGCGGGTTCTGATTCTTTTTCACAAGAAGAATTAAACACGCTATCACATCAATATAACATAGAAATTTTCAGAGGTAAAACTTATGAAATCCTCTCCTGCTCCCAAGCAGCTTTGGTTACCAGCGGAACCGCCACTCTCGAAACGGGACTATGGCAAGTACCCCAAGTAGTTTGTTATAGATTTTCCAAAATCTCGTATCTGATTGTAAAACCGTTAATGAAAGTCAAATATGTTTCTTTGGTTAACCTGATTCTGGACAGTCCTCTTGTTACCGAACTCATACAAGACGACCTTACCGAAAAAAATATTATTAAAGAGCTTAACGCCATTTTGAACACAGACAAAAGAGCAAAGATTATGACGGGTTATGCCGCACTCAAAATCAAAGTAGGCGAACCGGGAGCTTCCCACAGGACAGCCAAATTGATAGTAGAAAGAACTAAGAACAATTAA